The following coding sequences lie in one Psychrobacter arenosus genomic window:
- a CDS encoding bifunctional protein-serine/threonine kinase/phosphatase, whose translation MKAAVIKKPNLESESNSKIQDQYPNHHSASDALWWFDLYSVAGRKSENQDSVLITTCLPELTSSGNNNKLRRLTPSQHPILILLADGVSACQFPKQASRLAINTIVHKITQELAQLAESQSQASAADSDSDLDTKSCQLQNSSNDLAEKAQKVNRKAVNKEAINKDHDYANSISFDDEQVASLIKLAVNKANDALYFSQAYQRVPPLLSTLSGVLCIGDRIHLFHTGDSRIYRVTADSFTILTTDYRIHHGQDKGALSAALGADTNVELQQTVFTLHQNECLALMTDGVYESIDPIEMQFDLCTYSTEIFATPSRPKAELLNCQISRKLCNQAFEAGSNDNLSMVLLGMTAQSRLADLTNEAGLEGSIVVDTRENPASNLTQYRLPTGLQIGDSIDGFTVVDVIARTARSEVYLVHDDAKHEFVLKSPSMHTVDDGHYLREFLKERKIGLSLSKHQRAGQTAYNQNDPNRLSANSAPASLFNSEQDTGQYSAPAAPSSGLLRYYPVPASSPYLYHLTEYIDGESLRAFIERHAPCDVWQTHDLLTKIGMAVRVMHRNYLLHQDIKPENVLLTKSGAVKLIDFGSASSSILKDSTRPPNGDLHYAAPEYYTDAPKGVHSDLFSIAVIGFELLTGKLPFSSQALMNASQSLIVPAQLLRQHQVPASSQQALMRALHSNTNARYQAIGEFLQDFNPDNSAALNDPEPLIKRNPLLVWHGICFIQSIIIIILLIRFLPLS comes from the coding sequence TTGAAAGCAGCGGTTATTAAAAAGCCTAATTTAGAGTCTGAGAGCAATTCGAAGATCCAAGATCAATACCCAAACCACCACAGTGCTAGTGATGCACTATGGTGGTTTGACTTGTATTCAGTAGCTGGACGCAAGTCGGAAAATCAAGATAGCGTTCTAATTACGACCTGCCTACCAGAGCTCACTAGCAGCGGCAACAATAATAAGCTACGCCGGCTAACACCCAGTCAGCACCCGATACTTATCTTGTTAGCTGATGGGGTAAGTGCGTGTCAGTTCCCCAAGCAAGCCAGTCGCTTGGCAATCAATACCATCGTGCACAAGATTACGCAAGAATTAGCCCAACTTGCTGAGTCGCAAAGTCAGGCTTCGGCTGCAGACTCAGATTCAGACTTAGACACAAAATCATGTCAACTGCAAAATTCCTCTAATGATTTGGCTGAGAAAGCGCAAAAAGTGAATAGGAAGGCAGTCAATAAAGAGGCAATCAACAAAGACCATGACTATGCTAACTCTATAAGCTTTGATGATGAGCAAGTGGCGAGCTTGATAAAATTGGCGGTCAATAAAGCCAACGATGCGCTGTACTTCTCGCAAGCGTATCAGCGCGTGCCACCTTTATTATCCACTTTATCTGGAGTGCTGTGTATTGGCGATCGCATTCACCTGTTTCATACCGGGGACTCGAGAATTTATCGCGTGACTGCAGACAGTTTTACTATCTTGACCACTGATTACCGAATTCACCACGGTCAGGATAAAGGGGCCTTATCCGCAGCGCTTGGCGCTGATACCAATGTCGAACTTCAGCAGACAGTATTTACTTTACACCAAAATGAATGTTTGGCGCTCATGACCGATGGGGTTTATGAGAGTATTGATCCTATCGAGATGCAGTTTGATCTATGCACGTATAGCACCGAGATATTTGCCACGCCCAGTCGCCCAAAGGCTGAGTTGTTGAATTGTCAAATTAGCAGAAAGCTATGCAATCAGGCTTTTGAAGCGGGCAGTAACGACAATCTTAGTATGGTGTTACTGGGAATGACCGCCCAGTCACGACTGGCAGATTTAACCAATGAGGCAGGTTTAGAAGGTAGCATTGTTGTTGATACTAGGGAAAATCCAGCCAGTAACCTGACACAATATCGGCTGCCGACAGGGCTGCAAATAGGGGATAGTATCGATGGTTTTACGGTCGTCGATGTTATTGCTCGTACCGCCCGCAGCGAGGTATATCTTGTTCACGATGACGCTAAGCATGAGTTTGTACTAAAGTCGCCTAGCATGCATACGGTGGACGATGGGCATTATCTACGCGAGTTTTTAAAAGAACGCAAAATCGGCCTTAGTCTGTCTAAACATCAGCGTGCGGGCCAAACGGCGTATAACCAAAATGATCCCAATCGCTTATCCGCTAATTCAGCCCCTGCCTCGCTGTTTAACTCGGAGCAAGATACGGGTCAATATAGTGCACCAGCCGCTCCAAGCTCGGGACTACTGCGCTATTATCCTGTGCCGGCAAGCTCACCTTATCTGTATCATCTTACCGAATATATCGATGGCGAGAGTCTGCGTGCCTTTATAGAGCGGCATGCGCCTTGTGATGTCTGGCAAACACACGATCTACTCACTAAGATCGGCATGGCCGTGCGAGTGATGCACCGCAATTATCTCTTACACCAAGATATCAAGCCTGAAAACGTCCTACTGACTAAGTCGGGTGCGGTAAAACTGATTGATTTTGGCTCAGCCAGCTCGTCCATTTTAAAGGACAGTACTCGGCCGCCCAATGGCGATCTGCACTATGCTGCACCAGAATATTACACCGATGCACCAAAAGGAGTGCATTCTGACCTGTTTTCAATAGCGGTCATCGGCTTTGAGCTTCTGACGGGTAAGCTGCCCTTTAGTTCTCAAGCGTTAATGAATGCCTCTCAATCATTGATCGTACCTGCCCAATTACTGCGTCAGCATCAAGTACCAGCTTCCAGCCAGCAGGCGTTGATGCGCGCTCTGCATTCCAACACCAATGCCCGTTACCAAGCGATCGGCGAGTTCTTACAAGACTTTAATCCGGATAATTCAGCGGCACTAAATGATCCAGAGCCGTTGATTAAGCGCAACCCACTACTGGTCTGGCACGGCATTTGCTTCATTCAAAGCATTATCATCATTATTTTATTGATAAGATTTTTGCCCCTTTCTTAA
- a CDS encoding glycosyltransferase family 2 protein — protein MFTIKKYDAATVGLNLPQGCDKWFEEIPDQYHAAKYAHSDLMATSEKPKIALSFQIMTRAEPVAVVQETIASLLAIKAPEDEILIIDNNHQDKSLYMPLQTYCNRLNKALRVRFYHEDFIAGYKSGALNKALSLMDASCRYIVVVDSDYQALPNARARIIAAIERYPNQALLQFPQHYRDSGKPDVHAELNHYFSYHIRRDFNRNKVLSTGTFAVINRASLLSLGGWSAASLTEDAQMGVLLHRQGESSQFIPEVIATGLLPQTLADLISQRRRWIYGNMQVLLGYRQLWQENDLASVSAENNASVTRQWAYIRAHMSQLSAWVNFTGVFIGLHTLAAASLAWAKLQPTAQPSSTQRQRIALLLLSLSYGSYGLYLTQRLTAYLRDTQALNSATQVSALSPQVAAPTLAASISQSKQSNAKPSKSTGLFSVKKIWRQAKSILRRNVAKAKTVVRDKLTARALNEESLSKNSVDKPITQPIVKANSRLVDTSIASETRFNAQADVISAALSTRLRAWLLHLNFWELGAWSWWPVLWGRQQPFICTPKAALSQSPLKTTLVNLMVLPKFLLLLNLLTAILVRRHSTRLFLAAISLSAIKVAAAAMILTNFSADGLAANS, from the coding sequence GTGTTTACAATCAAAAAATATGACGCTGCAACAGTAGGTCTAAATTTACCTCAAGGCTGCGATAAGTGGTTTGAAGAAATACCAGATCAGTACCATGCTGCGAAATATGCGCACTCAGACCTTATGGCAACTTCTGAAAAACCAAAAATTGCTCTTAGTTTTCAAATTATGACTCGGGCTGAACCTGTAGCGGTTGTTCAAGAAACCATTGCTAGTCTTTTGGCTATAAAAGCTCCTGAAGATGAAATTCTAATTATTGATAATAATCATCAAGATAAATCACTTTATATGCCACTGCAAACTTATTGCAACCGCCTAAATAAAGCCCTGCGTGTACGCTTTTACCATGAGGATTTTATTGCAGGTTATAAGTCTGGCGCTTTAAATAAGGCGCTGTCTTTAATGGACGCAAGCTGTCGCTATATCGTGGTAGTGGACAGCGACTATCAGGCGTTACCTAATGCCAGAGCTCGGATTATTGCTGCGATTGAACGTTATCCTAATCAGGCCTTATTACAATTTCCTCAGCATTATCGGGATAGCGGTAAACCTGATGTGCATGCTGAGCTTAATCACTATTTTAGCTACCATATCCGTCGTGATTTTAATCGCAATAAAGTGCTGTCTACAGGTACCTTTGCCGTCATTAATAGAGCTAGCTTACTAAGCTTAGGAGGCTGGTCAGCGGCCTCACTCACTGAAGATGCGCAAATGGGCGTTTTATTGCACCGTCAAGGTGAAAGCAGTCAGTTTATACCCGAGGTGATTGCTACCGGACTTTTGCCGCAAACGCTTGCTGATCTTATCTCGCAGCGACGTCGTTGGATTTATGGCAATATGCAGGTGCTGCTAGGTTATCGTCAGCTATGGCAGGAAAATGATTTGGCGTCTGTATCAGCAGAGAATAATGCTTCAGTTACACGGCAGTGGGCTTATATCCGAGCTCATATGTCGCAATTAAGTGCTTGGGTAAATTTTACGGGTGTCTTTATCGGTCTACATACCCTAGCGGCGGCGTCTTTAGCGTGGGCCAAGCTGCAGCCTACTGCTCAGCCTTCCAGTACTCAGCGTCAAAGAATTGCTTTACTATTATTATCACTCAGTTATGGCAGTTACGGTCTTTATCTAACTCAGCGTCTAACGGCATATTTACGTGATACGCAGGCTCTTAATTCTGCAACACAAGTGTCAGCGCTATCCCCTCAAGTAGCTGCCCCAACATTAGCGGCTTCTATTTCACAATCAAAACAGTCAAACGCTAAACCTAGTAAAAGTACTGGCTTATTTAGCGTTAAAAAAATATGGCGACAAGCGAAATCTATACTGCGTCGCAACGTAGCAAAAGCAAAGACGGTCGTTCGAGACAAATTAACTGCACGAGCGTTAAATGAAGAGAGTTTAAGCAAAAATTCTGTTGATAAGCCTATTACGCAACCGATTGTTAAAGCCAATTCTAGGCTAGTAGATACCTCTATAGCTAGTGAGACACGCTTTAACGCACAGGCTGATGTAATTAGTGCCGCTCTTAGTACTAGACTTAGAGCTTGGTTGCTACATCTTAATTTTTGGGAATTGGGCGCTTGGTCTTGGTGGCCCGTATTGTGGGGACGACAACAGCCTTTTATCTGTACTCCAAAAGCTGCGCTATCGCAGTCACCATTAAAAACCACGTTGGTCAATCTAATGGTTTTGCCCAAATTTTTATTATTGTTAAATCTATTAACCGCTATTTTAGTTAGACGCCATTCAACTCGCCTATTTTTAGCAGCTATTAGTTTATCCGCTATAAAAGTAGCGGCAGCAGCGATGATTTTAACTAACTTTAGCGCTGATGGTCTTGCAGCTAATAGCTAA
- a CDS encoding NAD(P)/FAD-dependent oxidoreductase — MSQAAATSMTSPSTIEATNSSIDDAKNHDSSTAHATTTATTNATATDSLSDSSELQLSNTLAADAGVVIIGAGMAGSRLAIELARAWQFADTNDAPSITLISKEPQVGYNRIMLSPVLAGEKEFDTTYLYNKSDYEALGVHVIAGVAVVSIDTHQQRLTLDDGQVLSYTKLVFATGSTAKVIPFPNHDAKAVHVFRDLADVTALTEYAKQGKTGLVIGGGVLGLEAACALAKQGGKMTVIHVDGYVLNQQLDLPAAKLLQAELARRDVGLEVSAMSKSIEVNDAGEVTGLIMNDGRRIPADFIVMAVGVVPNTVLAQDSGIEVNRGIVVDDCMHASVPNVYAIGECVELNEELFGMVAPVNQQVDTLVTVLSSSKESWQPYVSKPLSLKLKVSGVSVFSAGKIAFDEAERDEVETIVYRQPDSDHYQCLYIKDNKLVGAVLYGEVTEGSFYSQLITEQTDITTIKDDLIYGEAYCDLETLQKDHLATDRPIQAESDSAKNNNTLAATDSADEASSEQLKEVV, encoded by the coding sequence ATGTCGCAAGCCGCCGCTACGTCCATGACATCACCCTCTACTATTGAAGCCACTAATTCATCAATCGATGATGCCAAAAATCATGACTCATCGACTGCCCATGCTACGACTACAGCTACGACCAATGCTACTGCCACGGACTCTTTATCCGATAGCTCTGAATTACAATTGTCCAATACTTTGGCAGCTGATGCTGGCGTGGTAATCATCGGCGCAGGCATGGCAGGCAGCCGTCTGGCGATAGAGCTGGCACGCGCTTGGCAATTTGCAGATACCAATGACGCCCCTTCAATAACATTGATTAGTAAGGAGCCACAGGTCGGCTATAACCGAATTATGCTGTCTCCTGTATTGGCCGGAGAGAAGGAATTTGACACGACTTATCTGTACAATAAATCTGACTACGAAGCGCTAGGTGTCCATGTCATTGCTGGCGTGGCAGTGGTATCGATTGACACCCATCAGCAGCGCTTAACGTTGGATGATGGTCAAGTACTTAGTTATACCAAGCTAGTATTTGCAACCGGCTCTACGGCTAAAGTCATCCCCTTTCCCAACCATGACGCCAAAGCCGTTCATGTTTTTCGTGACTTGGCAGACGTAACTGCTTTGACCGAATATGCAAAGCAGGGCAAGACAGGGCTGGTCATTGGCGGTGGCGTTTTAGGGTTAGAGGCGGCCTGCGCACTCGCTAAGCAAGGCGGAAAAATGACTGTGATTCATGTTGATGGCTACGTTCTCAATCAACAGCTGGATCTGCCTGCTGCTAAGCTACTTCAAGCTGAGTTAGCCAGACGCGACGTTGGCTTGGAAGTCTCAGCCATGTCTAAGAGTATAGAGGTCAATGATGCAGGGGAAGTGACTGGGCTGATTATGAACGATGGTCGCCGAATCCCCGCAGACTTCATCGTAATGGCTGTCGGCGTGGTGCCCAATACGGTGCTGGCACAAGATAGCGGTATTGAGGTTAATCGCGGCATCGTTGTCGATGACTGTATGCACGCCAGCGTCCCTAACGTCTATGCCATAGGGGAGTGTGTTGAGCTTAATGAAGAGCTTTTTGGTATGGTAGCGCCGGTCAATCAACAGGTCGATACTTTGGTCACCGTTTTAAGCTCAAGCAAAGAAAGCTGGCAGCCTTATGTCAGCAAGCCGCTATCGCTAAAGCTAAAAGTCTCAGGCGTCTCTGTGTTTTCAGCCGGTAAGATAGCCTTTGATGAGGCTGAGCGTGATGAGGTGGAGACTATTGTTTACCGGCAACCTGATAGCGATCATTACCAGTGCCTCTATATTAAAGACAATAAGCTTGTCGGCGCGGTGCTATACGGAGAGGTAACAGAAGGCAGTTTTTATAGTCAATTAATTACCGAGCAAACAGATATTACGACTATTAAAGATGATCTTATTTACGGGGAAGCGTATTGCGATTTAGAAACGTTGCAAAAGGATCACTTGGCAACAGATAGGCCTATACAAGCAGAGAGTGATTCAGCAAAGAACAATAATACCTTGGCAGCGACAGACTCAGCAGATGAAGCGAGCTCTGAGCAACTAAAGGAAGTCGTATAA
- a CDS encoding nitrate reductase: MNCVIEQETPEIKAQSIATVTLSDTLTLSNKEGAVQKTDIKTIRTTCPYCGVGCGVLATVDQNSGDVSVKGDPDHPANYGKLCSKGSALAETLGIERRITQPYYNQSYYYKNTRGDTPIGSNSPPTQSQINLVESATTPADWDVVLDDIATRLNDTIAEHGRDSIMFYVSGQLLTEDYYVANKFIKGFIGNNNIDSNSRLCMSSAVAGHKRAFGADLVPGNYEDLEACELLVLVGSNMAWCHPILFGRFLKAKQANPDVKLVVIDPRRTDSCEFADLHLPIAAGTDTHLYNGLLNYLEQQGCRDTDYAEQCEGLECSVAAAQDWSLLAVASACDVDEATIRQFYELVAATPKTVNAFSMGVNQSSSGTDKVNAIINTHLLTGRVGKVGASPFSLTGQPNAMGGREVGALANLLAAHLDLANADHRQAVADFWQAPQAINSEHGVKACDATDAILDGRIKAIWIMATNPVVSLPEADKFRRALAECDLVIVSDCSKDSDTVGCADVVLPAQGWGEKSGTVTNSERRISRQRSLLPPVGEAKPDWWILSQVAQRMGLDGFDYNHPSEIFNEHMALTAWRNEAVADSNDGIPRYLNLAHDLAHHLDIASSEKVSNVELSPDDYDTLPPFQWGGSRINMVDESCATTKAQLISITPPDNASAPNFHHAKTKKGPLKSREEVENSSTQAQSTKAVANLRLITGRLRDQWHTMTRTGLAPQLNQQQSVPTLTLHPQDAQQLGVSEQDFVQIDPRHNGIEGDELLQTNTIVSHVMAQVAISDSMRVGDAFMPMHWSDAFAHLARVGSLIPTVVDPHSSQPELKNSAISVSPVAMQSVGKILVHPDWQDAMVVQLRTLLAKFSDESDTHSVSEQYGLPALTWSLSRQKDSVLFNIASPLAEVSSAWLEPEFWQQWLESLPLGRSGDREQIQTDPNAPTATAIIKSEEIDAPPLLTAFIVNEQQGQLRFIATQEAHEQIETAQTEATQATSDAEATDNSDDKSLIFAVYIAPSYPQLPSTHWLDSCFADISQVPSPKWLLAGRPASGYIDPGPLVCACMSVGENIIINAITEQGCHSAKAVGEQCRAGTNCGSCVGQINDLVAEYA, translated from the coding sequence ATGAACTGTGTCATTGAACAAGAAACACCCGAGATCAAAGCTCAAAGTATCGCTACGGTAACCCTTTCTGATACCTTAACACTATCTAATAAAGAAGGTGCGGTCCAAAAAACAGACATCAAAACCATTCGCACTACCTGTCCTTATTGCGGTGTCGGCTGTGGCGTATTAGCTACTGTCGATCAAAATTCTGGCGACGTGAGTGTGAAAGGCGACCCCGATCATCCTGCCAACTATGGCAAGCTGTGCTCTAAGGGCAGTGCCCTAGCAGAGACTTTAGGCATTGAACGCCGAATTACTCAACCTTATTACAATCAAAGCTACTATTATAAAAACACACGGGGGGACACCCCAATTGGTTCCAATTCACCACCCACGCAATCCCAAATTAACCTTGTTGAATCGGCGACTACGCCTGCGGATTGGGACGTGGTCCTTGATGATATCGCCACACGCTTGAACGATACGATAGCTGAACATGGCCGTGATAGCATAATGTTCTATGTCTCAGGTCAGCTGCTGACCGAAGACTATTATGTTGCCAATAAATTCATCAAAGGCTTCATCGGCAATAACAATATCGACTCAAACTCACGGCTGTGCATGTCATCAGCGGTGGCAGGGCACAAGCGTGCCTTTGGCGCAGACCTGGTGCCAGGCAATTACGAAGACTTAGAAGCTTGTGAGCTGTTGGTATTAGTCGGCTCCAATATGGCGTGGTGCCATCCGATATTGTTTGGGCGTTTTTTAAAGGCCAAGCAGGCCAATCCAGATGTCAAGCTGGTGGTGATCGACCCTAGGCGTACGGACTCTTGTGAATTTGCCGACCTTCATTTGCCGATTGCGGCAGGTACGGATACCCATCTATACAATGGTTTGCTGAACTATCTAGAGCAGCAGGGTTGCCGTGATACTGATTATGCTGAGCAGTGTGAAGGATTAGAGTGCTCAGTAGCGGCGGCTCAAGACTGGTCGCTGTTGGCAGTTGCTAGTGCTTGCGATGTCGATGAAGCGACTATTCGCCAATTTTATGAATTGGTCGCGGCGACACCTAAGACCGTGAATGCCTTTAGTATGGGCGTGAACCAATCGAGCAGCGGCACGGACAAAGTGAATGCGATTATTAATACGCATCTGCTCACTGGCCGGGTCGGTAAGGTAGGGGCCAGTCCATTCTCCTTAACGGGTCAGCCTAATGCCATGGGCGGGCGTGAAGTCGGGGCCTTAGCCAATTTATTGGCCGCGCATCTAGACTTAGCTAATGCGGATCATCGCCAAGCAGTAGCTGATTTTTGGCAAGCACCACAAGCCATTAATAGCGAACATGGCGTCAAAGCCTGCGATGCTACCGACGCGATACTAGACGGTCGCATTAAAGCCATTTGGATTATGGCGACCAACCCAGTGGTTAGCTTGCCCGAAGCGGATAAATTCCGCCGCGCACTAGCAGAGTGTGATTTAGTAATCGTCTCTGACTGCTCGAAAGACAGCGATACGGTAGGTTGCGCTGATGTTGTGCTCCCTGCCCAAGGGTGGGGCGAAAAGTCAGGTACTGTGACCAATTCAGAGCGGCGAATTTCGCGACAGCGCTCGCTGCTACCCCCCGTAGGCGAGGCCAAACCTGACTGGTGGATTCTCTCGCAGGTGGCTCAACGAATGGGGCTAGACGGCTTTGATTATAATCACCCAAGTGAGATATTTAATGAGCATATGGCCTTAACTGCTTGGCGAAATGAGGCCGTCGCTGATTCTAACGATGGCATTCCGCGCTATTTAAATTTAGCCCATGACTTAGCTCATCATTTAGATATAGCGTCTAGCGAAAAAGTGAGCAATGTTGAACTGAGCCCAGACGATTACGATACCCTGCCGCCATTTCAATGGGGTGGGTCACGCATCAATATGGTTGATGAATCGTGTGCGACAACGAAGGCACAACTTATTTCAATAACCCCGCCAGACAATGCCAGTGCTCCGAATTTTCATCATGCTAAAACAAAAAAAGGACCCTTAAAGAGCCGCGAGGAGGTTGAAAACTCGTCTACGCAAGCTCAAAGTACTAAGGCTGTCGCCAATCTACGTCTGATCACAGGCAGACTGCGAGACCAGTGGCACACGATGACGCGCACGGGACTAGCGCCGCAGCTCAATCAGCAGCAGTCGGTGCCGACCTTGACCTTGCACCCTCAAGACGCGCAACAATTGGGCGTCAGTGAGCAAGACTTCGTGCAGATTGACCCTAGACATAACGGTATAGAAGGTGACGAGTTACTTCAAACTAACACTATTGTCAGCCACGTTATGGCACAAGTAGCTATTAGCGACAGCATGCGAGTAGGCGATGCCTTTATGCCCATGCATTGGAGTGATGCGTTTGCCCACCTAGCGCGAGTCGGATCGCTAATTCCTACTGTGGTTGATCCGCACTCTAGTCAACCCGAGCTCAAAAACTCTGCTATTAGTGTTAGTCCGGTAGCTATGCAGTCGGTAGGTAAGATACTTGTGCACCCTGATTGGCAAGATGCCATGGTGGTGCAACTGCGCACCTTATTAGCCAAATTTAGTGACGAGAGTGACACTCATAGTGTTTCGGAACAATATGGTCTACCAGCATTAACGTGGAGTCTAAGTCGACAAAAGGACAGCGTCTTATTTAATATCGCCAGTCCATTAGCTGAGGTTAGTAGCGCTTGGCTTGAGCCTGAGTTTTGGCAGCAGTGGTTGGAGTCCTTACCGTTAGGACGCTCAGGCGATAGGGAACAAATTCAAACAGATCCTAACGCCCCGACTGCGACTGCCATTATTAAATCGGAAGAGATAGACGCTCCGCCGTTATTGACTGCCTTTATAGTCAATGAGCAGCAAGGTCAGCTGCGCTTTATCGCTACGCAAGAAGCCCATGAGCAAATAGAGACTGCTCAAACTGAGGCCACTCAAGCGACTTCAGATGCCGAAGCTACTGATAATAGTGATGATAAGTCACTTATTTTTGCTGTATACATAGCGCCAAGCTATCCGCAGCTGCCGAGCACGCATTGGCTAGACAGCTGCTTTGCTGATATAAGCCAAGTGCCTTCGCCCAAATGGTTGCTCGCTGGCCGACCCGCCAGTGGCTATATCGATCCGGGTCCGCTAGTTTGTGCCTGTATGTCGGTCGGGGAGAATATCATTATCAATGCTATCACGGAGCAGGGGTGCCATAGTGCCAAGGCTGTAGGGGAGCAGTGCCGGGCAGGAACCAACTGCGGCTCGTGTGTTGGGCAGATTAACGACTTAGTCGCGGAATATGCTTAG
- the cobA gene encoding uroporphyrinogen-III C-methyltransferase, with product MTISNIFADATAPVLTDADITERPIGTVHLVGAGSGDPELLTLKALRVMQRAEVVLYDSLVSEDILDMCARSAEKIFVGKRRANHAVPQEGINELLVKHALAGKCVVRLKGGDPFIFGRGGEELQEVVRHGIHFESIPGITAASAAASSTGIPLTHRDHAQAVKFVTACKKAGAPNEDYRELLDPTQTVVFYMGLNRLKDMTQGLINAGRAADTPFAIISHASLPTQQILIGTLADIAAQQATAQLPTPALLIMGEVVTLYAELSPFLLANKEQPQLLKPLPVSLHNDLQNTWRAELAEIIAS from the coding sequence ATGACAATCTCAAATATTTTCGCTGATGCTACTGCCCCAGTCCTTACGGATGCTGATATAACGGAGCGTCCAATCGGTACCGTGCACTTGGTTGGTGCTGGTTCAGGCGATCCTGAACTGCTTACTCTAAAGGCATTGCGAGTGATGCAACGCGCAGAAGTGGTACTCTATGACAGCTTGGTTTCGGAAGATATTTTAGACATGTGCGCACGCTCCGCAGAGAAGATATTCGTCGGTAAGCGTCGAGCTAATCATGCGGTCCCGCAAGAAGGTATCAATGAGCTATTGGTGAAGCATGCGCTAGCCGGTAAGTGCGTAGTGCGCCTTAAAGGGGGTGATCCGTTTATTTTTGGCCGTGGTGGGGAAGAGCTGCAAGAAGTGGTACGTCATGGCATCCACTTTGAGTCTATCCCTGGCATTACCGCCGCCAGTGCGGCTGCTAGCAGTACGGGAATTCCGTTGACCCACCGTGACCATGCGCAAGCGGTCAAATTCGTCACGGCCTGTAAAAAGGCCGGTGCGCCTAATGAGGACTATAGGGAATTGCTCGATCCCACGCAGACTGTAGTCTTTTACATGGGCTTAAATCGTCTCAAAGACATGACCCAAGGTCTTATCAATGCCGGTCGCGCAGCGGACACGCCTTTTGCGATTATTAGCCACGCCAGTCTACCGACCCAGCAGATTTTAATAGGCACGTTAGCAGATATTGCTGCTCAACAAGCGACGGCACAACTTCCGACACCGGCCTTGCTCATTATGGGTGAAGTCGTGACATTGTATGCTGAGCTGTCTCCCTTTCTTCTGGCCAACAAAGAGCAGCCGCAGCTTTTGAAGCCCCTACCTGTCTCATTGCACAATGACCTACAAAATACTTGGCGAGCAGAGTTAGCAGAGATCATCGCTAGTTAA